One window from the genome of Puniceicoccus vermicola encodes:
- a CDS encoding LemA family protein, producing the protein MNAPSILPWIIVAVVILLPGIWLLAQYNGLVSLRNHIREAWSNIDTELKRRYELIPNLVETVKGYAAHEKEVLERVTLARERCLQTSGQGSAGQQAPAEQEMSRQVTHLLARAEDYPELKADQNFLQLQRELVITEDRIQAARRFFNGNVREYRNKCEQFPSSLVAGAFGFQPEEYFDVDPSVREVPTTQF; encoded by the coding sequence ATGAATGCACCGTCCATACTCCCCTGGATCATCGTCGCGGTGGTCATCCTTCTTCCCGGCATCTGGCTCTTGGCCCAGTACAATGGCCTCGTTTCCCTCCGCAATCACATCCGGGAAGCCTGGAGCAATATCGACACGGAGTTGAAACGGCGCTACGAACTCATTCCCAATCTGGTCGAAACCGTAAAGGGCTACGCGGCCCACGAAAAGGAAGTCCTCGAGCGAGTCACCCTCGCCCGGGAACGCTGTCTCCAGACGAGTGGTCAGGGTTCGGCCGGCCAGCAAGCTCCCGCCGAGCAGGAGATGTCCCGACAGGTCACCCATCTCCTCGCCCGTGCCGAAGATTACCCAGAACTCAAGGCCGACCAGAATTTCCTCCAACTGCAACGCGAACTCGTTATCACAGAAGATCGCATCCAAGCCGCCCGTCGCTTCTTCAACGGCAACGTCCGCGAATATCGCAATAAGTGCGAACAGTTCCCCTCCAGCTTAGTCGCCGGCGCCTTTGGATTTCAGCCTGAGGAATATTTCGACGTAGACCCGTCGGTCCGCGAAGTCCCCACCACCCAGTTCTAG
- a CDS encoding SMP-30/gluconolactonase/LRE family protein, with protein sequence MNKPEPIGNYQSKWGEGPTWHNGRLLYVDIHAQSILEFDPETGKQQSWELDQQVGFVVPCKSGRLLWGGDNGFYFLDRETGTSTPIYDPEPDLPNNRFNDGKCSPDGRLYGGTIATDKVTGAAKLYCLDSDLSHSVAYGPVTNSNGLAWSADGKTLFYIDTPSKEVKAFDYDSATGTLSNPRVVVETSNKDSSPDGMTIDSEDNLWIAFCHGGHVARYNPETGKEVSRIDVPAHETTSCAFGGPKGNDLYISTGTAKDRDEEFGGNLFVVRDLPVSGPPAALFADA encoded by the coding sequence ATGAATAAACCGGAACCGATCGGCAACTACCAATCGAAATGGGGCGAGGGCCCGACTTGGCACAACGGCCGCCTCCTCTACGTCGACATTCACGCCCAGAGCATCCTTGAATTCGATCCCGAGACCGGCAAGCAACAGAGCTGGGAACTCGACCAACAAGTAGGCTTCGTCGTTCCCTGCAAGTCCGGACGCCTCCTCTGGGGCGGAGACAACGGTTTTTATTTCCTGGATCGCGAAACGGGCACGAGCACCCCGATATACGATCCCGAGCCCGATCTTCCCAACAATCGTTTCAACGACGGCAAGTGCTCTCCTGACGGTCGTCTCTATGGCGGAACGATTGCCACCGATAAAGTAACGGGAGCCGCCAAACTCTACTGCTTGGACAGCGATTTGTCGCACTCCGTAGCCTACGGCCCAGTGACCAACTCCAACGGGCTCGCTTGGTCAGCCGACGGCAAGACCCTCTTCTACATCGACACCCCCTCCAAGGAAGTCAAAGCCTTCGATTACGATTCTGCAACCGGGACCCTTTCCAATCCTCGGGTCGTGGTCGAGACCTCGAACAAGGATTCCTCGCCCGATGGAATGACCATCGACAGCGAAGACAACCTCTGGATCGCCTTCTGCCACGGCGGACACGTCGCCCGCTACAATCCGGAAACCGGCAAGGAGGTCAGCCGCATCGACGTCCCCGCCCACGAAACCACCTCGTGCGCCTTCGGAGGACCGAAGGGCAATGACCTCTACATCAGCACCGGCACAGCCAAAGACCGTGATGAAGAATTCGGCGGAAACCTTTTCGTCGTGCGCGATCTCCCCGTAAGCGGCCCACCAGCCGCACTCTTCGCCGACGCCTAG
- a CDS encoding NAD(P)-dependent oxidoreductase, with translation MKSIFLLPEDSLKFVYNTSSIQQIKEMTDNDGNLHTRESILSNPSAYQDVDIVFSSWGCPLFDEELLNALPSLKALFYAAGSTRGFITDSFWERDILLTSAYQMNAIPVAEFTEATITLSLKRFWHYMTALQKGEDGDSHQTIQGMYHGSRVGIISLGAIGQLVCQKLKHLDLDVVAYDPFATNDLFYACGAEKSETLEAIFETCDVVSLHTPWLPSTEGMITGDHLRSMSHGTTFINTSRGMVVDEPAMIEVLRERPDITAILDVIQDEANRHSSPLRDLPNAILTPHIAGSKGRECFRMGAEVVKECERFLAGKEPITPVTKEKMALIA, from the coding sequence GTGAAATCGATTTTCCTACTTCCGGAGGATTCCCTCAAGTTCGTCTACAACACGAGCTCCATTCAACAGATCAAAGAGATGACCGACAATGACGGGAATCTCCATACTCGGGAGTCGATTCTCAGCAATCCGTCCGCCTACCAGGATGTCGATATTGTCTTTTCAAGCTGGGGCTGCCCACTCTTTGACGAAGAGCTTCTGAACGCTCTTCCCTCGCTGAAAGCCCTCTTCTACGCGGCTGGTAGCACCCGCGGATTCATCACCGATTCATTTTGGGAACGCGACATCCTCCTCACCAGTGCCTATCAGATGAACGCGATTCCCGTCGCAGAGTTCACCGAAGCCACGATCACTCTTTCGCTCAAGCGCTTTTGGCACTACATGACGGCTCTCCAGAAGGGAGAAGATGGAGACTCCCACCAAACCATTCAGGGCATGTATCACGGTAGCCGCGTCGGTATCATTTCGCTCGGTGCCATCGGTCAACTCGTTTGTCAGAAATTGAAACATCTCGATCTCGACGTCGTCGCTTACGACCCCTTCGCCACTAACGACCTCTTTTACGCCTGCGGAGCTGAGAAATCGGAAACCCTGGAGGCGATTTTCGAAACTTGCGATGTGGTTTCGCTCCACACCCCCTGGCTTCCGTCGACGGAGGGAATGATCACCGGAGACCACCTCCGTAGCATGAGCCACGGCACCACCTTCATCAACACCTCCCGCGGGATGGTCGTCGACGAACCTGCGATGATCGAGGTCCTCCGCGAACGACCCGACATTACCGCCATCCTCGACGTCATTCAGGATGAGGCCAATCGTCATAGCTCACCTCTTCGCGATTTGCCCAACGCCATCCTCACTCCCCACATCGCCGGTTCCAAAGGACGTGAATGCTTCCGCATGGGCGCCGAAGTCGTTAAGGAGTGCGAGCGCTTCCTCGCAGGAAAAGAACCCATCACTCCCGTTACCAAGGAGAAGATGGCCCTCATCGCCTAG